Sequence from the Besnoitia besnoiti strain Bb-Ger1 chromosome Unknown contig00014, whole genome shotgun sequence genome:
TCCCACGGCTCAGGGCTTCGACTCCGCCAGCGATCGCCgttcggcgcgcggccccgCGTTGGTTTTCGCGCGTACCGAGATTTGCCGGTTCGCTTGGTCGTCATCGAGGGCGCTTTGCACTTCGATTTCGAAGTCTTTTCGCTCTTGCTTCCAGACTGCGAGGCCgacggcgtgcgccgcctccgcctccgccagccactcgcggcgcttccttGTCTCCTCGGTGCTGCTGACTGAAGGGTCAGGCGGACTCCCAAAGACCTCGGAATCCCACAGCCTGCGCGACACCCGGAAACAGAAAAGGCACGGTCGCCACGTGGGgacggaggagggggagTGGCGTGACTGCTGAGGTCtgacgcggagagaaggcgaggtgGAGactcgacggcgaagaaccggaggaaaaaagaggcgagaagaagagacagcggcgaagagcggtCGCGACCCGAGCACGAAGATAATCACTGAAGGAAACaagacgcagcgacgcgcccaAGAAGCGAAAACAGACAGAGGGCACACCCCGAAGCGCCTGGAGCTGAAGGAGCTGATCTACGATCGCCGCGCCACCGGGTCTCGCCCGCGCAGGGCCGGCAGGGGCACACATGGCGCTGAGGAGACATACCGGTACTCGTCAAGGAGGTCTCCCAGGCCGGCGAGCGGGAGTCTGAGCTGGCGACAAAAGAGGAGATGAATGCGTTGCATTTGCTCTGCGATTTCGCGATCGAGttcgcgttcttcttccgcaccctccgcccccccgcggtcgcgcctgcACCCCCCTTTGacgtcctcgcggcgcctcgccgcctcgaatttctcccgccagccgcgcagcgcgtccAGAAGCGTGCCCTCGAAGTGGCGGTAGGCGGCCCAGAGGAAGGGACCGTCCAGCGCGTGGAGCGCAAAGTCGTCCAGCGCCTCTTCAAACAACTCGCGGactttctgcttcgcgcggctcgaggcgaccgcggccgcagtcTCCCGCGACTTCTTCTCGTCGCGGGCCTCGTCTGAGGCCCCCGGGGCTTTGGAGTCCCTGGGCGATACCCGCCGCCgtgcggagggcgacagcgccgcagccgcgaaggccggcgcgagcgacgccgccggcacgcagctcgcctcctcgaagCGGAGATGCGCGAGAGCcagcgagacagagggcaggacgaagcgcgcgaggcggaaagtTCGCGCGACGTGGCTGTGCTGCTCGCGGGACAGCGCTAGCGAAGAGGTGAACGGCGCCGAGTCCCCGCCGCtcgacagcagccgcgccaggcgcttctcctcgtccagccacgagagaagaaagtcCTCGCCGACAGGGCAGTACGCgcagagccgccgcgccgtccggTTCAGCTGACACAGAAAACGCAgcaaagagaaagaaagactGAGGCCCGAGCGACAGGACGCAAGAAAACCGCCAAGAAGAAAGTGGAGGCACGACcaaagagagggagaaggcacACACTGAAGACCAGCGACTGGAaaacgcagacacgcggcaACGCCTGAGGGGGGCAACGAAAAACCGCGCCACGAAGGAGGGGTCAGAGCAGAGACTGAACGAAAGAACAGGACAGATACAGGCGATAGAGAAAAGGAGCCACAcgtagacagacagacagacagaaagGCCATTCAGATGTcagcgcgctcggcgtctggATACACACACGCGAACTCCCAGTTTGCACTCTCAGTTTTCGTTCCTCAAGTTCCTCGTCAGCGCCCTGAAGACGCTTGATCGCGGAAGATGCGTACCTTTTCGTATTCGCCGAGGTGTCTGTACAGTTCGGTGAGGCGCATGAAACTGAGGGCGCCGTCTGACCCTCTCCAGGGATTCTGCTTCAACTCCACGAcgagcttcttcgcctcggcAAGCATCAAGCGCTCCTGggcttcttcatcttcctcctcctgttcctggtcttcttcctcgcgctcgtcgctcCCAGACTCCATATGACCTTCATCTTCCCGTtcttcctccccctctccgccctccacgTCCATCTGCGCGTCGGCAGactgcgtccgcgcctccagctcTCCGCGCTCTTCAGAGGCATCCATATTTCTCCTGTCCTTTAGACCTCTCCCGACTCTCTCtggtgcgcgccgcgccctcctttctctttctccctgAGCGTCGCGCCCTGCTTGTGcactctccttcctcttggAGGCACCCTGGAGCTGAGTCGGTCAGGCGCTCGCGACGGCCGCAATCCTCAACGGAAGTTTCGCCGCCCCCTCTCTGTGActcagacgacgaggccagGACTGGCGATGCCGTCCAAAAGAACCAGCACAAGAAAAGATTGAAGTGGCGCGTCAAGGCGCCAATTTGAACGCGCCTCGGCGGGGCAAGAAAGCACCAACGCTCaccccctccgcgccggcagccgggCACGAGACAGGGCGAGAAACGAGAGGTGTGAACCTCACACAcgacctgcgcggcggctcagAGACTgacgcgaggcagaaaaggTAAAtcaggagaagaaagagatgAGGGAGGGACGCGTGTTGCTGTCTCGTCGCGCTGTagcttcctccctcgcgaCGGCAGACCCCGACACAAACGGATTCACTTCGTAAACTATCTGGATTCcactgcgcctcctcttcaggTTTCTCGACGCACTccgctctccttctcgctctgGAGAAAGTGACATTTGCCTCGCGCTCTAGCCATTTTCTGGACGCGCGGATGAGCACAGAGCGGCGGCACACGCAAAAAGTGCCGAGAGGGTTCCAGACAAACGCTGACCGCGCCACTTTTTCACGTCGTAGACAAATcaaggagagaaaaaccaAAGGGAGGCGCGGTCGGcttgtctccgctgctgtcGGCCGAGTTGACAGGGTGGAAATGCTTCGGGAGACTCGTCCAGCCGAAAGCGAGGTTTACAACTGGACCTGCCGGTCACTTagtcctctcgctctctaGGCGCTTGCCACCAGAAACAGCGACAAGGCGCGCGTGCTTGGATAGGAAAGGCGAAAAAACGCAAATCGAATCCAAGAAAGCACAAAACCACTTAAAACtggcagagagagcgaagcgaggAACTTCTCTGTTTGGCTTTTCACGGAGAGCCTCTGGCTCGTTGTGTGCGGCTAAAAGACGGAGAGCGACCGACGGCGACCCCCGTCCACGTCGTAGAGCTCTAAAGGACACCAGAAGGAAGAACAAATAGTCGCATTCTTCCGCGCCAGACACAGGCGAGAACCGCGCGTGAGGGCAAGAGACAAGCAAACAGCAAGCGATGCTCGAGAAGAGCAAATCAAAGCAAAAACAGGAGGTACACACTGGCTCAAGTCGAGTAAAGCAGAGGGGTACGCTTTTCTGCGCATTCACGCTCGGCCTGGGGGGTGCACATACACATCAACCGCGACCGACCCAGTGAGAGAACACGGGGAGTTTTtgtagttttctctcctctcttgaGAGGGCGTCGTTGCGAATTAAGGtggacgaaggagagagagggacatCGCGCTCGTGCTGTTCTCTGGAGTCTTAacgtctctcttttctgtttCCTTCTTTGCGTCAAGGAGGCCCGATACACATTTCGTCTGGGTTTGTCTTCGATGCGCACATTTCGCCGCTCAACtgtgtctttcttctccccaGTTTTCTAAGTCCCACAGGCCTTCTCTCAGTTCCTTGTTGGCTCCGCCTTCGGAGAGCCTCTCTTTCCGCAGTCGGACTCTGTAACCGTCCACCTCGTCCGACCGCCAGCGAGTGCGTCATCTTTCCTTGGAGTTTTCCCTGTCTTGTTCGTCTCCCAGCTTCCTTCTTTGCTCATCTTCTCCCTTGTTCCGTTCTCCTTGTTGTTTTCGTCCTCCCTTTCCGTGTGCCCAAGTCTCCTCCCCTCCTCGTTCTTTTCGgctgcttcttcgcgtcctcgtAGGGTCCTCTCCCCGTTGAGTCGCGGGATGGCGCAGAAAGACGCCGCTCCAGCCGCGTCGGCTcccgaggcgcctgctgcccaCGGTAACGCCTCgggggcctctgcggccgcgtcagaagagaaaacgcccttctcttcgccgctcctCACACTCTGTCTGGCGCTCCAACAGCTGGCCCAAGGCGTCGAGCAACAGGATGACCGGCCTATCACGCGCATGCTGCGCCAGTtcaaggcgctgcgcgcctcctgcggacTGCAGACGCttcgcttcgtcgcctcgcgccttctctgggACGCCGACCTCTCGCCTGCTCCCCCGCCGAAGGACGGCGAAAAGCCCTCCGCTCCACGGGCTTCCGCGGAGAAAGtcgagcccgcgccgcccgtgcGCAGAGAACTCGACGAAGAAAGCGTTGCGTTCTGGGCCGCGATGAAGGAGACGCTCGAgcacgcgctgcaggaggagaagaaagagagcaTGGACGTCGACGATGCTGTAAGACCAAACACCAACTCTCCACGCGACTGAGTCACTGAATCCTGAGAAGACCTGTTTTGAGGAAGCCCCGCTATACCACACTCCACGAGATGCAAGCTCGAATGACTTCcatatgtatttatgtatgCACCGAGAGGTTGTTCTGaaagaggggagagagatACGTACACGCCGAGTGAATAAGCGTGTATTTCTGTAGGCGGTGATccacgacgcggaggctgccgTGCCTCTACGGCGCAGGTGCAGGTGTGCGGGGGGAGTGATCGTGCCATACATGCGTGTGTCTGTTGATGCATCTGCGGGGAAAACACCCCTCGCcggctctcttcgccttgcgaaatctgcctctctttctctccggtctgccttcttcggggcctcgcaggccgccgcgcccaccGCCTTCCCGCTGTGCGCCGCGGAGTTCACTCCCGCGCTGTACGAGGTCGAGGCCTTTTTGGCgctcctgctgcttctccatCTCCTCGACTCGCGCCGAtacgccgaggccgcgacctTCGGCGACTTGCTCGTGtggcgcgtcgtcgggcCGACGGGCCTGGAGGAAGACTGTGGGGTGTCTCCAACCCCACAGCCCCGGAAGggcggcgactccgcgggccccctgcgcaggcggcggagactcgaCTTGGTCGGCGCCAAATGCGTCTTCTATTGGtaccgcgcgcgcgagctcagCGGAACGCTCACGCAGAGTGTGCGCGCGTAAGTCTCTGCTCagagcagagacgcgaaaacCTCGGAGTCATCAGCCGAGTCCCCTGCGCCGAGAGATGCACACTACCAAACTCTCGCGGCTTAGTTCGGCAGTTTCGCAATTTCGCTATCACTGTGGATGCCTGCGCATGCCCCCCAGAGCCAGGCACTCGGAACGGGACAGAGAAACGAAAGCCGCTtgaggcgaacgcgcggaGAACCACGCATATATTTTCATTTATTTTCAGTATAtctctatgtatatatgtacgtgtATGCGTACGAGTATGCACATGCGTCGACCCGGGAGGACGCTTCTCTCAAGCGGATGGATGTGCCTGCGTTTGACTCAGAATGCCTTTCATGGATAAGCGAGATGCGGCCGCTGAGGACGCAAAAGGTGCACGAGTCTCCTGCGTCTCTTTACAGGAAACTTCTTTCCGCGTACACGGTCGCCAGCGTGCAGCACGACACGATGACGCAAGCGACGGTTTTGAACCTTCTCCTCCGGAACTACATCGCCCACAACCAATACGAGCTCGCCATGAAGCTTGTAAGTGGCAGCTTGCGTTCATAGATGTTTTCTTGCGTCGGAATCTTTTTGTCTTCGGTCCCTTCCCGCTGCGCCATGCCGTATGTGAACTCGCCGCTCGAGGGACCTCCCggtgcgcctgcgagcgTCTGTATCCCCTTGCCTATCTGCCTGCGTCTGAACTCGCCGGATAATCTCCGTCAgcatcttttctctctctccttctccggtctctgcatatacatacatgtaagCGACTATCAGTGTCGACTTCTGGTCCCCCCAACTGCCTatttctcttctctgcgcacCGAGCACTCAGgagcatgtgtgtgtgtgtgcgtggaTGTATCGAGTTCAGATTTCAAAGGCCTGCTTCCCAGAAAACCTCCGCTCCAACGCGCAGCAAGCGCGCCATTTGTACTACCTCGGTGAGTCTCCAGGGGCTTTCGGAGCTTTTTCAGAGGTCGCATAAACGAGCCGCAagcctctcgccttcggcgcatCTCCACcccccttctcgcgcgctgcacaCACGCTTCATGCGACGCTCATCCTCTTTTTCCGCGTCTTTCTCTAGAGCTTCTTCCCGCGTTTGCGTGCATTTCTTCAtcgcgccctcgcgtgcTGGAGGAAGCTCCGCCGTGTCGGTTTTTCGTCTAatttctttttttcccggGATTGTTTTTGCGTTTGTGATCCAGGCTCAATCCAGGCTGTCCGTCTCGAGTACAGCGCGGCGTTCGCGAAGCTTCAAATGGCCTTACgcaaggcgccgcagcagccgcacgtCGCCGCGGGATTCAGGCTAGCCGTGAGTGCGGGGGCGCGTTGTAGAGGCGAACGGGTAGAGACgatttcgtcttcgcctgaCGGCGGAAATCGGTCATCCGCCGCGCCGATGTGGAGCCAGTGTAGGGTCGGGGATGTGTTTTCGTTTCTCTCCACGATTTGGTCGCTAGTCTGCGTGCTCCTCGCTTGGAGGTCGCTTGTGGAAGTGGCGGCGAGCCGAGTTTTTGGGTTTTTCGTTTGTTCTCGCGCAGGTGTTGAAGAAGTCGATTGTCGTCGAGCTCCTGATGGGCGACATCCCCGAGCGCGCGATCTTCAACAGAAAGGAAACGCGAGCCGCACTCCTCCCCTACAAGCACATCGTCTTGGTATGATGAAGATGATACACACAGCCCCGTAtgcatctgcatgcgtgctTGCAATTTGCGTGCTGCTGCTTGCTTGTAGACGTGTCAGGCGGCGCTTTCAGTTTCCCGGCTGGCCTTCAGGTCTACGTAGAAATGAGGGTGTTTCGATGAGGGATGTGTGGCGTGCGTCTTTGCGCACAGGGAGCGTGTTGGCGTCCGCGCTGTGTGTATCGTGCACTTACGCACAGCCCAACGCCGGAGGGGGATTAAGGCGGAGCTCGGTTGTGACGTTTTTCTCACGAGCTCGAGGTCTTTGAAACGCCAAATCGTGGGGCGAGGGCTGTATTGCTGGGCGGAGATCACGTTtgttgtctttttttcttgttcCAGGCTGTGCGGAGCGGCGATCTCCACGCGTTCGCGAGCGTCATGGCGAAGTTTGAGAAGGCCTTCGTCAAGGACGGCACGTTGTTCCTCATTCGCCGACTTCACCACAACGTCATTCGCGCCGGGCTGCGCCTCATCTCGCTCTCCTACTCCAGGATCTCACTAGTGAGTCCTCTCCCCGGCGTGATCGCCGCCAAGAGACGTGACCTCGAGCTTCGCTGCAGGTGTCTTTGAGGCATCGGTGTGGATGCAGCTCCAGCACTGGGAACCCTGACGCTCCCTGACGCGCGTATACATGTATTCCAGTGTAAATACGTGCGTATAGCCCCGCAGCAGCTGTGAAGTGTCCGGTTGCGTACGACGGAAACCGCGCACTAGCCTCGATACACCTGACAGTCAGcactgccggcgcgcctgggCTCTGCGGGAAGGCGGTGAGGTGGGGGGACACAGGGGATGGATGGGCGGTTgtgagaaggcgaagaacgcgtgtttgcctttttcttctgcagcaagACGTAGCGGACAAGCTCGGACTTgacagcgcggcgtctgcggagagTATCGTGGCGAAGGCGATCCTCGACGGCGTCATCGAGGCCACCATCGATCACGAGCAGAAATACGTTGAATCGAAAGTAAGGAAGAGATGAACACTTTGTTCTGCTCCATATACACGTGGCGTCTCTTCGTACACATCACATGCAGCTGgagtgcatgcatgtgctgAGGCGTGTGTATCATCTCATGCATGGACGTGTAGATGGAAATTCATCATGACGCGGTCACGTTAACATTCTCTGCACGCGGATTGGGCGCAGTattcccgcgcctcgcacaACTGACGCAGCAAAGGGACCCCTTCAGGCTGTAGGGACTTTTCGTCCTCTATCTGTGTGTCTTCGTGGTAGATTCTTTCATACGCTGTCGCTGCCGGTGTGTGGCAACTGAATCAGGATTTCCTGTGAGAGGCGCTGTCTAACTTTTGCGTTTTGGCATATTTCCTGGCTTCGTGGTGGCGTCCGGTCTCCGCAGGCAAGCGTGGCGATTTACTCCTCCACGGAGCCGCAGAAGGCCTTCAACAAGCGAATCACCTtctgtctgcagctgcacacAGACGCCGTCAGGGTACGCTGACAGGAAGCGACTttgaggcagcgcggcgccgcacgtTCCACGCCCAAATATGTCCAATTGTACTCTCGCACGTGCTTTTTCTTGCGTGTGTATGTCCGGAAGGACAGGGATTGCAAGAGTTTGTGAGACTCATTATTCGCCTCTATCCAGAGAGCTACCTGCGAATATGTATTACAATACTACGAGGGtagagccgctgctgcgtaCCCGTTGTTTCGAGGCCGTATGAGAGGCCAGCGCAGGGGGCGTGCGATCACGAGGGCGTGTCTTTGTCTAGTTTTGGAATTTCTGCAGGCTATGCAGTACCCCGAGGCCGACGATACGCAATCGAGGAATaacgacgacgccgacgaacGCCGGAAGGCGCTTCAGGAAGAAATGGCTCGCGTAAGATGAGAATCATCTCGCTTCGAAGCCTCAAGTTATCGAGTGTATCCAGGATGTGTGCGCGACCATTCCTGGTGCAAGCCGTCTAACAGGATGTTCGTGTCCGTATGTAAACATTCGCAAGCGCGTGTATCTGGAGATGGGCCATCCACTTGGCGAGCGGAGTCATTCATATGTAAAGTTggagatatatatattgtatATACATGGCCTTGCGGTTTTCGTACGGGTACGAAAATGTATGCAGCGGAGCATGCTTGCATGGATTTTTAGGTGAAGAGGAGCCCCGCTCGGCCGTGTGCTGTGTGCGTGCTTGTGTTCAGGTTGAAGACGAAGAATTGGATGATGACGACCTGTATATGCTGTAGAATCGTATGCAGAGAGCTCTGAAGAGAACTCGAGGGAATGCGGTGCTTAACTGAC
This genomic interval carries:
- a CDS encoding PCI domain-containing protein (encoded by transcript BESB_024900); its protein translation is MAQKDAAPAASAPEAPAAHGNASGASAAASEEKTPFSSPLLTLCLALQQLAQGVEQQDDRPITRMLRQFKALRASCGLQTLRFVASRLLWDADLSPAPPPKDGEKPSAPRASAEKVEPAPPVRRELDEESVAFWAAMKETLEHALQEEKKESMDVDDAAAAPTAFPLCAAEFTPALYEVEAFLALLLLLHLLDSRRYAEAATFGDLLVWRVVGPTGLEEDCGVSPTPQPRKGGDSAGPLRRRRRLDLVGAKCVFYWYRARELSGTLTQSVRAKLLSAYTVASVQHDTMTQATVLNLLLRNYIAHNQYELAMKLISKACFPENLRSNAQQARHLYYLGSIQAVRLEYSAAFAKLQMALRKAPQQPHVAAGFRLAVLKKSIVVELLMGDIPERAIFNRKETRAALLPYKHIVLAVRSGDLHAFASVMAKFEKAFVKDGTLFLIRRLHHNVIRAGLRLISLSYSRISLQDVADKLGLDSAASAESIVAKAILDGVIEATIDHEQKYVESKASVAIYSSTEPQKAFNKRITFCLQLHTDAVRAMQYPEADDTQSRNNDDADERRKALQEEMARVEDEELDDDDLYML